The following proteins come from a genomic window of Paenibacillus spongiae:
- a CDS encoding carbohydrate ABC transporter permease: MAAGNRIRERGAASVKIVSYSVAAIFIVVSVIPLIWMIGSSMKDNITIYQFPPKWIPETPKAVSVTLNYDGTELSKAEEFELDAMKAIWFTWKKMQNDAIGSLAVTGVKEGVIVYEADMPSYKFTAGRPEIVPTQLFNDTSMRNKIPIIRERELTKFEWMDNGPKYSGETSLSGQLPELSGAVQSKFSDSSHIAGQVMSITEKKDWRRLFDNYLVLAQFAGGSEGSYGFPHFLMNSVIVTFASIISHLIIGGMAGFALAHLVRGRIGSGLTLFFVATIMIPEIAILVPLYLTMDKLHLVNTLWGIILPHTAWGIVIFLFKGFFEQLPGELLQAARIDGASEFRIYWWLIVPMSAPIFTVVSVMTFIAVWNEFLWPLVIARSPSVWTFTVALNDFQNRQSMGANVVMSSLVVATIPLMIIIITCQKLIEKGVSFTGLKG, from the coding sequence ATGGCTGCTGGAAATCGCATACGGGAGAGGGGCGCCGCATCGGTCAAGATCGTCTCCTACTCCGTCGCGGCAATATTCATTGTGGTATCCGTCATTCCTCTGATCTGGATGATCGGATCTTCTATGAAGGACAACATTACAATTTATCAATTTCCGCCCAAATGGATACCCGAAACGCCGAAAGCGGTATCTGTCACGCTCAATTACGATGGAACAGAGCTTAGCAAGGCCGAGGAGTTCGAGCTGGATGCCATGAAGGCGATCTGGTTTACATGGAAGAAAATGCAGAATGACGCCATCGGATCACTCGCGGTTACCGGCGTCAAAGAGGGGGTCATCGTATATGAAGCTGACATGCCCTCCTATAAGTTTACGGCTGGACGGCCCGAAATCGTGCCGACTCAGCTGTTCAACGACACGTCGATGCGCAATAAGATCCCCATTATCCGTGAACGGGAACTAACGAAATTCGAATGGATGGATAACGGACCGAAGTATAGCGGAGAAACGTCGCTGTCCGGGCAGCTTCCGGAGCTGTCGGGCGCCGTGCAGAGCAAGTTCTCCGATTCTTCCCATATTGCCGGGCAAGTCATGTCCATTACCGAGAAGAAGGACTGGCGGAGATTATTCGATAATTATCTCGTATTGGCTCAATTTGCAGGCGGAAGCGAGGGTTCGTATGGATTTCCGCACTTCTTGATGAACAGCGTCATCGTGACATTCGCATCCATCATAAGCCACCTCATCATTGGCGGTATGGCCGGGTTCGCCCTGGCGCATCTGGTACGCGGACGTATCGGGAGCGGACTTACGCTGTTCTTCGTCGCAACGATCATGATTCCGGAAATTGCCATTCTGGTTCCGCTTTATTTGACGATGGATAAGCTTCATCTGGTCAACACGCTTTGGGGGATTATTTTGCCGCATACCGCATGGGGAATCGTAATATTTTTATTTAAAGGCTTTTTCGAGCAGCTTCCGGGCGAGCTGCTGCAGGCGGCTCGAATTGACGGCGCTTCGGAGTTCCGGATTTATTGGTGGCTGATCGTGCCGATGTCCGCCCCGATCTTCACCGTCGTTTCCGTCATGACCTTCATTGCCGTGTGGAACGAATTTCTGTGGCCGCTCGTTATTGCCCGTTCGCCGTCGGTTTGGACCTTCACGGTAGCGCTGAACGACTTCCAGAACCGGCAGAGCATGGGGGCCAATGTCGTCATGTCCAGCCTCGTTGTCGCCACGATACCGCTCATGATCATCATTATTACATGCCAGAAGCTGATCGAGAAGGGCGTCTCGTTCACCGGATTGAAAGGTTGA
- a CDS encoding carbohydrate ABC transporter permease, producing the protein MKPVMEPKMQPRPVISWRRRRIPWTPILFLTPAVIAFLLFKYYPLVQAVYMSFFDYKVIDPPGKFVGFSNYSYLLNSTEFWNALWNTIAFFFIYFILTFWVPIVQAILLNEIRFANKTIRVLYLLPTTVPAVAGYLLWKWLYNPDYGLLNYLLEFIGLGPYGWLNDPAMAKWAIVMPGIFGAGMSMLIYYSALQGIPSENIEAAKIDGAGPWKRMVSIVFPSMKFVIGIQFIAFISGVFLTFDPMYIMTGGGPANSTRTLSMLVFDSSFKEFRFGVAGAISFVMFIIIAAITYIQIRVSRTD; encoded by the coding sequence TATCCTGGAGAAGAAGGAGGATACCTTGGACGCCGATCCTCTTTCTGACGCCGGCTGTCATTGCTTTCTTGCTCTTTAAATATTACCCGCTGGTGCAGGCCGTCTACATGAGCTTCTTTGATTACAAAGTCATCGATCCACCGGGGAAGTTCGTAGGCTTTTCCAATTATAGCTATCTGTTGAATTCGACGGAGTTCTGGAATGCGCTGTGGAACACGATTGCATTCTTCTTTATCTATTTTATCCTGACCTTCTGGGTTCCGATCGTCCAAGCGATTCTGCTCAATGAAATTCGTTTCGCGAACAAGACGATCCGCGTGCTGTATTTGCTGCCCACAACCGTTCCGGCCGTAGCCGGATATCTGCTGTGGAAGTGGCTCTATAATCCGGACTACGGACTGCTTAATTACTTGCTGGAATTTATCGGCCTTGGTCCGTACGGCTGGCTGAACGATCCTGCAATGGCTAAATGGGCCATCGTCATGCCGGGTATATTCGGAGCCGGGATGAGCATGCTGATCTACTATTCCGCGCTTCAGGGCATTCCGAGCGAGAATATCGAAGCCGCCAAAATCGATGGAGCAGGACCGTGGAAGCGAATGGTTTCGATCGTATTCCCAAGTATGAAGTTCGTTATCGGCATTCAATTTATCGCGTTCATATCCGGCGTGTTCCTGACCTTCGATCCGATGTATATCATGACCGGCGGCGGGCCTGCGAATTCGACCCGGACGTTATCGATGCTCGTGTTCGACAGTTCCTTCAAGGAGTTTCGATTCGGCGTGGCAGGCGCGATATCATTCGTCATGTTCATTATTATAGCCGCCATCACGTATATACAAATTCGAGTATCCAGAACGGATTGA
- a CDS encoding SDR family NAD(P)-dependent oxidoreductase — protein MDNKVALVTGAGRGIGRGIALAFARAGYEVCVHYNQSADMAEETVRLIRDSGGSAEAVQADISGMAGIESLFRQFSARFKRLDVHVNNSGITRMKPFLETTPELYDEVMNTDLKGLYFCSQHAARLMVGQGTKGAIINISSNHASGTWSNSTVYAAAKAAVNKLTMNMALDLAAHGIRVTGIAPGYTMIEKVDQVKAKPYIDSVSSRIPLGRFATPMEVGEAAVYLASDSAGYITGTTLYMDGGALLPVWAERS, from the coding sequence ATGGACAATAAGGTAGCGCTTGTTACGGGGGCAGGAAGAGGGATCGGAAGAGGCATCGCGCTCGCATTCGCGCGAGCCGGATACGAGGTATGCGTCCATTATAACCAAAGTGCGGACATGGCTGAGGAGACGGTTCGGTTAATCAGAGATTCCGGTGGATCCGCAGAAGCGGTACAAGCGGATATATCGGGCATGGCGGGTATCGAATCCTTATTCCGACAGTTCTCCGCGCGCTTCAAGCGACTGGATGTTCATGTCAATAATTCCGGCATTACGCGTATGAAGCCTTTCCTGGAGACGACGCCAGAGCTGTACGACGAAGTGATGAACACCGATTTGAAGGGACTGTATTTCTGCTCGCAGCATGCCGCAAGGCTGATGGTCGGACAGGGCACGAAAGGGGCGATCATCAATATCAGCTCCAACCATGCTTCCGGCACGTGGTCCAATTCGACCGTATATGCGGCGGCCAAAGCAGCTGTCAACAAATTAACGATGAACATGGCGCTCGATCTGGCTGCCCATGGAATACGGGTGACGGGGATTGCTCCGGGCTATACGATGATCGAGAAGGTAGATCAAGTGAAGGCCAAGCCTTATATCGATTCCGTCTCGTCGCGGATTCCGCTCGGCAGGTTTGCGACGCCGATGGAGGTCGGAGAGGCGGCGGTATATCTTGCTTCCGACAGTGCCGGATATATAACTGGAACGACCTTGTATATGGATGGGGGCGCGCTGCTTCCGGTTTGGGCTGAACGATCTTGA